A part of Miscanthus floridulus cultivar M001 chromosome 6, ASM1932011v1, whole genome shotgun sequence genomic DNA contains:
- the LOC136456038 gene encoding uncharacterized protein — protein MEAEGSAGTGGHATWTSTLSAYMLEYLANLVVNGTKTSSTFKMVHYNGCAKALQEKFGIVRSGEQVKNHLKTWQKKFRKICDLRGLSAAGWDEDTFTITLDDEHYNNHIKDHKSDADFLNKPIQHFEEMHTIFGSTMATGKFAKDSGVPLGTQEDSTDDWDNEVQRMEVQSDRNANEDNNAATSSATKATNPKKRDKGKKRAMTDQDPLVAAIKWGSTKLAKAIKEVGKPDNDVPDDLYDNLMAMSGSFNSTHLSFYHSYLVQHPHIARAFNSLPFEHKFNWVAKHIADNYPGQ, from the exons ATGGAAGCAGAGGGTAGTGCAGGGACTGGTGGACATGCTACTTGGACTTCAACTTTGTCAGCCTACATGCTCGAATACCTTGCCAATTTAGTGGTTAATGGCACCAAGACTTCATCCACCTTCAAGATGGTTCACTACAATGGGTGTGCAAAGGCTCTTCAAGAGAAATTTGGCATTGTGCGCAGTGGTGAGCAGGTTAAGAATCACCTTAAGACATGGCAAAAGAAGTTTCGTAAAATATGTGACCTTCGTGGTTTGAGTGCTGCTGGTTGGGATGAAGATACCTTCACTATAACTCTTGATGATGAGCACTATAACAATCATATTAAG GATCACAAGTCTGATGCTGATTTTCTAAACAAGCCTATTCAACACTTTGAGGAGATGCACACAATATTTGGAAGTACCATGGCTACAGGCAAGTTTGCAAAGGACTCGGGTGTGCCTCTAGGTACACAGGAAGACAGTACAGATGACTGGGACAATGAGGTGCAGAGGATGGAGGTACAGAGTGATAGGAATGCAAATGAAGACAACAATGCGGCAACTTCATCGGCTACCAAGGCCACCAATCCTAAGAAGAGGGACAAGGGCAAGAAGAGGGCCATGACTGACCAAGATCCATTGGTTGCTGCAATTAAATGGGGAAGTACCAAGTTAGCCAAGGCGATAAAGGAAGTGGGGAAACCTGACAATGATGTGCCGGATGATTTGTATGACAACTTGATGGCTATGAGTGGTAGTTTCAATTCGACTCACTTATCCTTCTACCATTCCTACTTGGTCCAACATCCTCACATAGCTAGAGCTTTCAACTCCTTGCCTTTTGAACATAAATTCAATTGGGTTGCAAAGCACATTGCTGACAACTACCCTGGGCAGTAA